Proteins encoded in a region of the Stieleria neptunia genome:
- the rimO gene encoding 30S ribosomal protein S12 methylthiotransferase RimO, translating to MQLPVVNLSDSAPAPAPQEGGADARGSYAVVSLGCPKNLVDTEQMLGRLDQDGYRMVGDVNAADFVVVNTCGFIDSAREESLGAIDEMLDLKRQGKIRGVVVTGCLAERQRGKLLEARPEIDAMVGVFGRNDIVDVAHRLKSGIQEQQRVFRPAPIRPLSDAVRSAVTPRHFAYLKISEGCDRLCTFCAIPKMRGKHYSKPIEQVVDEAKRLGDSGVREVVIVAQDTTYYGKDLYGTPKLTELLTELDKIDSIDWIRLMYFYPMYIDDRLVETLAGAERILPYIDMPLQHASDAMLKRMSRKTTRSLQEEIVGRLREQIKSLVMRTTMITGFPGETEDDFEQLVDFVAEQHFEHLGVFTYSVEEDTPAAKLPHRVPAKIAERRMSELMAVQQQIAFQWNADRVGSLDDVIIDSKFEEQEGVWIGRTRSEAPEIDGVVYVSGIESGSEPQVGDIVECEIVASQGYDLVAAPTA from the coding sequence ATGCAACTTCCCGTCGTCAATTTATCGGATTCCGCCCCGGCCCCGGCTCCTCAGGAGGGGGGGGCAGATGCCCGCGGCAGCTACGCCGTGGTTTCGTTGGGCTGTCCCAAGAACTTGGTCGACACCGAACAGATGCTCGGCCGGCTGGACCAGGACGGGTACCGAATGGTGGGGGACGTCAATGCGGCGGATTTTGTTGTCGTCAACACCTGCGGCTTCATCGACTCGGCGCGTGAAGAATCGCTCGGTGCGATCGATGAAATGTTGGACCTGAAGCGTCAGGGCAAAATTCGCGGGGTGGTCGTGACGGGCTGCTTGGCCGAGCGTCAGCGGGGCAAGTTGTTGGAAGCGCGTCCGGAAATCGATGCGATGGTCGGCGTTTTCGGACGCAACGACATCGTCGACGTCGCCCATCGATTGAAGAGCGGGATCCAGGAACAACAACGCGTCTTTCGCCCCGCGCCGATCCGGCCGCTGTCCGATGCCGTCCGTTCGGCCGTCACGCCGCGCCACTTTGCGTACCTGAAAATCAGCGAAGGGTGCGATCGGCTGTGCACGTTCTGCGCGATCCCCAAGATGCGCGGCAAGCACTACAGCAAGCCGATCGAACAAGTGGTCGATGAAGCGAAACGGCTGGGGGACAGTGGCGTTCGCGAAGTCGTCATCGTCGCCCAAGACACGACGTACTATGGCAAGGATCTGTACGGCACGCCAAAGCTGACGGAACTGCTGACGGAATTGGACAAGATCGATTCGATCGATTGGATCCGACTGATGTACTTTTATCCGATGTACATCGATGACCGGTTGGTGGAAACGCTGGCCGGTGCCGAGCGGATTTTGCCGTACATCGACATGCCGTTGCAACACGCCAGTGACGCGATGTTGAAACGCATGTCCCGTAAAACGACCCGTTCGCTGCAGGAAGAAATTGTGGGGCGTTTGCGTGAACAGATCAAATCACTGGTGATGCGGACGACGATGATCACGGGATTCCCGGGCGAGACCGAAGACGATTTCGAACAGCTGGTCGATTTCGTCGCCGAGCAACACTTTGAGCATCTGGGCGTGTTCACCTACTCGGTCGAAGAAGACACGCCGGCGGCCAAGTTGCCCCACCGCGTGCCCGCGAAGATCGCCGAGCGGCGGATGAGTGAGCTGATGGCCGTTCAGCAGCAGATCGCGTTTCAGTGGAACGCCGATCGCGTCGGATCACTCGATGACGTGATCATCGATTCCAAGTTTGAAGAGCAAGAGGGTGTCTGGATCGGCAGAACCCGCTCGGAGGCGCCGGAGATCGACGGGGTGGTCTACGTCAGTGGCATCGAATCGGGTTCCGAGCCGCAGGTCGGCGACATCGTCGAATGTGAGATCGTCGCCAGCCAAGGGTATGACCTGGTGGCCGCGCCGACGGCATAA
- a CDS encoding prenyltransferase/squalene oxidase repeat-containing protein, with amino-acid sequence MSDISIGSRSCFSGLILAFLVGVASVPSVVAAEFESPEQTNAAIDKSVESAIGFLKNRGQTGDGAFSPETGVAVTSLCVRAILEHRPTDVDSPVVQKAIQFILDNVRPSGGIHATGSMYRNYETSVAVGALVAANRDDRYESQLKRAEAYLKEIQWDEGEGVESSDTAYGGAGYGKHARPDLSNTSFLVDALKDLGNDADDEAIQKALRFVSRTQNLAGHGNDTEHADKIGDGGFYYTPAAGGETKVVSEDGDNEDGDNGGALRSYGSMTYAGLKSMIYAGLTSDDPRVAAAMDFIQKTYSLDENPGMGKAGLYYYYHTFGKALAAADIRVLTDSEGKHHNWKRELAATLVDAQQADGSWVNDGNDRWMEGNRNLVTAYALLALKYCRE; translated from the coding sequence ATGTCCGACATTTCAATAGGCTCACGCTCTTGTTTTTCCGGTCTGATTCTGGCTTTCCTGGTCGGCGTCGCCTCGGTGCCGTCGGTGGTCGCTGCGGAATTTGAGTCACCGGAGCAGACCAATGCGGCGATCGACAAGAGTGTCGAGTCGGCGATCGGATTTTTGAAGAATCGCGGTCAGACCGGTGACGGCGCGTTCAGCCCCGAGACCGGTGTGGCGGTGACGTCATTGTGCGTCCGAGCGATTCTGGAGCATCGTCCCACCGACGTCGACTCGCCGGTCGTTCAAAAAGCGATTCAGTTCATCCTGGACAATGTCCGTCCCAGCGGCGGGATCCACGCGACGGGATCGATGTACCGAAACTACGAAACGTCCGTCGCCGTCGGCGCCTTGGTCGCCGCCAATCGTGATGATCGATATGAAAGTCAACTCAAGCGTGCCGAAGCGTATTTGAAGGAGATTCAGTGGGACGAGGGCGAAGGCGTGGAGTCGTCGGACACGGCGTATGGCGGTGCGGGCTACGGCAAACACGCCCGTCCCGATTTGTCCAACACGTCCTTTTTGGTCGATGCCTTGAAAGACTTGGGCAATGACGCCGACGACGAAGCGATCCAAAAGGCGCTGCGATTTGTCAGCCGGACACAAAATTTGGCCGGCCACGGAAACGACACCGAGCATGCCGACAAGATCGGCGACGGCGGGTTTTATTACACGCCGGCCGCCGGCGGAGAAACCAAGGTCGTCAGCGAAGACGGTGACAATGAAGACGGTGACAATGGCGGGGCGCTCCGCAGCTACGGTTCGATGACCTACGCGGGGCTCAAGAGCATGATCTATGCCGGCCTGACCAGCGACGACCCTCGCGTCGCGGCCGCCATGGACTTTATCCAAAAAACCTATTCGCTGGACGAGAATCCCGGGATGGGCAAAGCCGGGCTGTACTACTACTACCACACCTTCGGCAAAGCCTTGGCGGCCGCGGACATCCGCGTGCTGACCGATTCGGAAGGCAAACATCACAACTGGAAACGCGAGCTGGCCGCGACCTTGGTCGATGCGCAGCAGGCTGACGGATCGTGGGTCAACGACGGCAACGACCGCTGGATGGAAGGCAACCGCAATCTGGTGACGGCCTACGCGCTGCTGGCGCTGAAGTATTGCCGCGAGTGA
- a CDS encoding type II secretion system protein GspD: protein MRILSLAIIGTLCLGMMPCAQTADTQVERASKIAAGTNATGKTSGSQRPDLPETPGDPACEPPSALLLRGKSKTILQAGSSEIGVFPADVTTAHQLTNLPPGIDASAIRLVAAADDPPHAPVALAAFESTGPSSSSEASDSPASDPSQWQTRGRSQPPAAHDSAPLTALPLPPADVIPLAELSDQTAGIRPGTRQRRTSAASRIVPIAGKTPIALPVPNRSSDIRSAPPGSRPTATTGDTAKHRHPARRPQRVPDGLRPVASARLMPAPEPVGTMPQPLTPSPARAAYTPMAPPHPSDIGNLQSIQLAQPATAENLSVHNGSIDYVVHHAEPDAESDADQRRDVQIADLIVGSLPHSTRRIAQVVAESDDAEAADAPTELPQPAADRKGFAIPLKPAPGTDRATLEKHADLVTLIANDADLRSVLRMIADHHTLNLVIGPDVNGPVTVSIRGARLDEVLDAILGVAGFHWHRSDNLLYVTGAETATLDPKVQGRRLQVYPLNYVAAADVQSVVTGLLSPVGKAYTSEADQLDQLKTRELLIVEDNEAGHQRVSQYIAQIDIPPRQVLVEAHVLQIDLNDEERHGVNLRALARVSGAKVVLEGTGFAEENPEGPSLAFRINGTDIGHLIEAIHVNTNSRTLASPKVSVVNRQTAKVQIGQRLPYAVATTTQTATIQNVQFLDVGIVLEVTPVITQDGNILMTVLPKVSGGKITESGFPEEDTTQVSTTVLMPDGSGLVIGGLIRETDSMSEAKVPLVGSIPVVKRLFNKRAAETRRNELVVALVTHIMHDPNPVREKECLDLQKALPPHAAKALRYSPEIRYSNH from the coding sequence ATGCGGATTTTGTCTCTGGCGATCATCGGAACCCTCTGCTTGGGGATGATGCCGTGTGCGCAAACCGCGGATACCCAAGTCGAACGCGCCAGCAAAATCGCCGCCGGCACAAACGCGACCGGCAAAACCAGCGGCTCCCAGCGCCCTGATCTGCCAGAAACTCCCGGCGACCCGGCCTGCGAGCCCCCGTCGGCTTTACTGCTGCGCGGTAAATCCAAGACCATCTTGCAGGCGGGAAGCTCCGAAATCGGTGTGTTCCCTGCCGACGTGACGACCGCCCATCAGTTGACGAATCTGCCCCCAGGAATCGATGCCTCGGCGATTCGGCTGGTCGCAGCAGCTGACGATCCGCCCCATGCACCGGTCGCGTTGGCCGCGTTCGAATCAACCGGACCGTCGTCGTCGTCGGAAGCTTCCGATTCGCCTGCGTCCGATCCCTCGCAATGGCAAACTCGTGGGCGATCGCAGCCCCCAGCGGCCCACGACAGCGCTCCGCTGACCGCACTGCCCTTGCCGCCGGCCGATGTGATACCGCTGGCCGAGCTGTCGGACCAGACGGCCGGCATCCGTCCCGGCACCCGCCAGCGGCGGACCAGTGCTGCGTCTCGAATCGTCCCGATTGCTGGCAAGACACCGATCGCACTGCCCGTCCCCAACCGCTCAAGCGACATCCGCTCCGCCCCGCCCGGCTCGCGCCCCACCGCCACGACGGGTGACACGGCCAAGCATCGGCATCCCGCGCGGCGGCCGCAACGCGTCCCCGACGGGCTGCGTCCCGTCGCATCGGCACGGTTGATGCCCGCTCCCGAACCGGTGGGAACGATGCCACAACCGCTGACGCCCAGTCCCGCCCGCGCGGCCTACACACCGATGGCGCCGCCGCACCCGAGCGACATCGGAAATCTGCAATCGATCCAACTCGCTCAACCGGCGACCGCGGAAAACTTGAGCGTTCACAACGGCAGCATTGATTACGTCGTCCACCATGCCGAACCAGATGCCGAATCAGATGCCGATCAGCGGCGTGACGTTCAAATCGCTGACTTGATTGTCGGCTCGCTGCCACATTCGACTCGACGGATCGCCCAAGTCGTCGCGGAATCCGACGACGCCGAAGCCGCCGATGCCCCGACAGAATTGCCACAACCGGCGGCCGATCGAAAAGGTTTTGCGATCCCACTCAAGCCGGCCCCCGGCACCGATCGCGCGACGCTGGAAAAACACGCCGACCTGGTCACCCTGATCGCCAACGATGCCGACTTGCGCAGCGTGCTAAGGATGATCGCCGATCACCACACTTTGAATCTTGTGATCGGCCCAGATGTGAACGGACCGGTCACCGTCAGCATCCGCGGTGCGCGGCTGGACGAAGTGCTGGATGCCATTTTGGGTGTCGCGGGTTTTCATTGGCATCGGTCGGACAACCTGCTGTATGTCACCGGCGCCGAAACGGCGACCCTGGATCCCAAAGTCCAAGGCCGTAGGCTGCAAGTCTATCCGCTCAACTATGTCGCCGCCGCCGATGTGCAATCGGTCGTCACCGGACTGCTGTCCCCGGTCGGCAAGGCGTACACCAGTGAAGCGGATCAGCTGGATCAACTCAAGACGCGTGAACTGTTGATCGTCGAAGACAACGAAGCGGGGCACCAACGTGTTTCCCAGTACATCGCCCAGATCGATATTCCGCCGCGACAAGTCCTGGTCGAAGCCCATGTGCTGCAAATCGACTTGAATGACGAAGAACGACACGGCGTGAATTTGCGTGCACTGGCGCGGGTCTCGGGCGCCAAAGTCGTTTTGGAAGGAACGGGATTCGCCGAAGAAAACCCCGAGGGGCCGTCGCTGGCATTCCGGATCAATGGGACCGACATCGGGCATTTGATCGAGGCGATCCACGTCAACACCAACTCGCGCACCCTGGCATCCCCCAAAGTCAGTGTGGTCAATCGGCAAACGGCCAAAGTGCAAATCGGACAACGTCTGCCGTACGCCGTCGCCACAACCACGCAAACGGCAACGATTCAAAATGTCCAGTTCTTGGACGTCGGGATCGTCTTGGAAGTCACGCCCGTGATCACGCAAGACGGCAACATCCTGATGACGGTCCTGCCCAAAGTCTCCGGCGGCAAGATCACCGAGAGCGGCTTTCCCGAAGAAGACACGACGCAAGTTTCCACGACCGTGCTGATGCCCGACGGCAGCGGGCTGGTGATCGGCGGCCTGATCCGCGAAACCGATTCCATGAGCGAAGCGAAGGTTCCCCTGGTCGGCAGCATTCCCGTCGTCAAACGGCTATTCAACAAACGTGCCGCCGAAACCCGACGCAACGAATTGGTCGTCGCGCTGGTCACCCACATCATGCACGACCCCAATCCGGTCCGCGAAAAAGAGTGCCTGGACCTGCAGAAAGCGCTGCCCCCGCACGCCGCCAAGGCATTGCGTTATTCGCCCGAGATCCGCTACTCGAATCATTGA